The Thermosulfurimonas sp. F29 genome includes a window with the following:
- a CDS encoding pseudouridine synthase, whose product MRLDRFLAEAGLGSRREVKKLILKGRVTVNGRRVRDPAYRVRPGEEVTLDGEPVPTPQGPRYFLLYKPRGYVTSTRDPHPTVMEFFRDVPRAERLFPVGRLDRDAEGLLLVTDDGELAHRLLHPRYRVPRVYRVRVRGEFPEEKLRAFEEGFVLDGRRTLPARARILERGEEDTLLEITLFEGRHHQIKRMFRALGFEVIGLKRVRFGPLELGHLRPGEFRKLSPEEIQRLKLTTASARRPR is encoded by the coding sequence ATGCGCCTGGATCGTTTCCTCGCCGAAGCCGGGCTGGGCTCCCGCAGGGAGGTGAAAAAGCTGATCCTTAAGGGCCGTGTGACCGTAAACGGAAGGCGGGTGCGGGATCCCGCCTATCGGGTCCGGCCCGGCGAGGAGGTGACCCTGGACGGAGAACCGGTACCCACTCCTCAGGGACCCCGGTACTTTCTCCTTTACAAGCCCCGGGGCTATGTGACCTCCACCCGTGATCCTCATCCCACGGTAATGGAGTTTTTCCGGGATGTGCCCCGGGCCGAAAGGCTTTTCCCGGTGGGCCGACTCGATCGGGATGCCGAAGGGCTCCTCCTCGTAACCGACGACGGGGAACTGGCCCACAGGCTCCTTCACCCCAGGTATCGCGTTCCCCGGGTCTACCGGGTCCGGGTAAGAGGTGAGTTTCCGGAGGAGAAGCTTCGCGCCTTTGAGGAGGGGTTCGTCCTGGACGGCCGGAGGACCCTTCCGGCCCGGGCCCGGATCCTGGAAAGAGGCGAGGAGGACACTCTTCTCGAAATAACCCTCTTCGAGGGCCGGCATCATCAAATAAAACGCATGTTTCGGGCCCTGGGGTTTGAGGTGATCGGCCTGAAAAGGGTGCGCTTCGGTCCTCTGGAACTCGGCCACCTGCGCCCGGGAGAATTCCGGAAACTTAGTCCGGAAGAGATTCAGAGACTGAAACTTACCACCGCATCAGCACGGAGGCCCAGGTGA
- a CDS encoding beta-ketoacyl-ACP synthase III: protein MRKAGAFILGTGRALPSRVLTNQDLERMVDTSDEWITQRTGIKERRIVGEGESNSRLATTAARRALSRAGVSPEDLDLIIVATLTPDYLMPSVAVLVQQALGARRAGAFDLSATCSGFLYALSIADKFVREDPKRKILVIGSEVLSHKTNWEDRTTCVLFGDGAGAAVVTGSPDGERGVLSTHLHADGSLWHLLTLKGCGSLYPPCDPRIPREDYFIRMQGREVFKQAVRAMEAVAMEALETAGVAPGELDLLIPHQANIRIIEYLRERLELPPEKVFVNIHRYGNTSAASIPIALDEALEEGRLKEGDLVLMVSFGGGFTWASVLMRW from the coding sequence ATGAGGAAAGCCGGAGCCTTTATTCTGGGAACCGGGCGGGCGCTGCCCTCGAGAGTGCTCACCAATCAGGATCTGGAAAGGATGGTGGACACCTCGGACGAATGGATCACGCAGCGCACCGGCATCAAGGAAAGGCGCATCGTGGGGGAAGGGGAATCCAACAGTCGGCTGGCCACCACCGCCGCCCGCAGGGCCCTCTCCCGGGCCGGGGTCTCCCCGGAGGACCTGGACCTCATCATCGTGGCCACCCTCACCCCGGACTACCTCATGCCCTCGGTGGCGGTGCTGGTGCAGCAGGCTCTGGGAGCCAGACGCGCCGGGGCCTTCGATCTCTCGGCCACCTGTTCGGGTTTTCTCTACGCCCTTTCCATAGCCGACAAGTTCGTGCGGGAGGACCCGAAACGCAAGATCCTGGTCATCGGAAGCGAGGTCCTTTCCCACAAGACCAACTGGGAGGACCGGACCACCTGCGTCCTTTTTGGGGACGGGGCCGGGGCCGCGGTGGTCACGGGATCCCCGGACGGTGAAAGAGGGGTGCTTTCCACCCACCTCCACGCCGACGGCTCCCTGTGGCACCTCCTCACCCTCAAGGGGTGCGGTTCCCTGTATCCCCCGTGTGATCCCCGCATCCCCCGCGAGGACTACTTCATCCGCATGCAGGGACGGGAGGTCTTCAAACAGGCCGTGCGGGCCATGGAAGCCGTGGCCATGGAGGCCCTTGAGACCGCCGGGGTGGCCCCCGGGGAACTGGACCTTCTCATCCCTCATCAGGCCAACATCCGCATAATAGAATACCTCCGGGAACGGCTGGAACTTCCGCCGGAAAAGGTCTTCGTAAACATACACCGCTACGGCAACACTTCAGCGGCCAGCATCCCCATCGCTCTCGACGAGGCCCTGGAGGAGGGGCGACTTAAAGAAGGCGATCTCGTCCTCATGGTCTCGTTCGGGGGGGGCTTCACCTGGGCCTCCGTGCTGATGCGGTGGTAA
- a CDS encoding acetyl/propionyl/methylcrotonyl-CoA carboxylase subunit alpha, which yields MERKIRKILVANRGVPAVRIMQTCRDLKIPTVAVYSTPDRLSLHVFMADEAVHIGEGPPLKSYLNMDRVIEAALSTGADAVHPGWGFLAENAEFARRVIEAGLIWIGPNPEIIALMGDKKAAKEVAKRANVPTIPGIEDPKSPEEILSWMERERIDFPIMLKAALGGGGKGMVKVESAEELPQKFSHAQSEAYKAFGDSSLIAEKYIERGRHIEVQIVGDKHGHIVHLFERECTIQRRNQKIIEETPAPSLDDDLRQEICFTAVRLMREIGYDSAGTVEFLLDAATRKFYFLEVNTRLQVEHGVTELATGLDIVDLMIQIAEGRPLPFHQRDIQSNRWAIECRLTAEDPRTFAPSFGTITRLQIPDGPNIRISSGVYEGAEIPPYYDSMFMLIMSAGADRDQAIRVMDRALSRGLRVEGVKTIAPLLISIIRHPKFRAGEFSTRFIEHHLEELVSAFKETDPDEEVLKIARYVAEISALGPQSWM from the coding sequence ATGGAAAGGAAGATCAGGAAGATCCTGGTGGCCAACCGCGGAGTCCCGGCGGTTCGGATCATGCAGACCTGCAGGGACCTCAAGATTCCCACGGTGGCGGTTTACAGCACGCCGGATCGTCTGAGTCTCCATGTGTTCATGGCCGACGAGGCCGTGCACATCGGGGAGGGGCCTCCCCTCAAGTCCTACCTGAACATGGATCGAGTGATTGAGGCGGCCCTTTCCACCGGGGCGGATGCGGTGCATCCGGGCTGGGGGTTTCTGGCCGAAAACGCCGAATTCGCCCGGAGGGTCATCGAGGCCGGATTGATCTGGATCGGTCCCAACCCGGAGATCATCGCCCTGATGGGGGACAAGAAGGCGGCCAAGGAGGTGGCCAAACGGGCCAATGTGCCCACCATTCCGGGCATCGAGGACCCCAAAAGTCCAGAGGAGATTCTTTCCTGGATGGAACGGGAGCGCATCGACTTTCCCATCATGCTCAAGGCCGCCCTGGGCGGGGGCGGAAAGGGCATGGTCAAGGTGGAAAGCGCGGAGGAGCTCCCGCAGAAGTTCTCCCACGCCCAGTCCGAGGCCTACAAGGCCTTCGGAGACTCGAGTCTCATAGCCGAAAAGTACATCGAACGCGGCCGTCACATCGAGGTACAGATCGTTGGTGATAAACACGGTCACATCGTGCACCTCTTCGAGCGGGAGTGCACCATTCAGCGGCGCAACCAGAAGATCATCGAAGAAACGCCGGCCCCTTCCCTCGACGACGACCTGCGCCAGGAGATCTGTTTCACCGCCGTGCGCCTCATGCGGGAGATCGGTTACGACTCGGCCGGCACGGTGGAATTCCTCCTGGACGCCGCCACCCGAAAGTTCTACTTCCTGGAGGTGAACACCCGCCTCCAGGTGGAACACGGGGTTACGGAGCTGGCCACGGGGCTCGACATCGTGGACCTCATGATCCAGATCGCCGAGGGCCGACCCCTTCCCTTCCACCAGAGGGACATCCAGAGCAACCGCTGGGCCATCGAGTGTCGTCTCACCGCCGAGGATCCCCGGACCTTCGCTCCTTCGTTCGGCACCATCACCCGGCTCCAGATCCCCGACGGCCCCAACATCCGTATCTCCAGCGGGGTTTACGAGGGGGCGGAGATCCCCCCCTACTACGATTCCATGTTCATGCTCATCATGAGCGCCGGGGCCGATCGCGACCAGGCCATCCGGGTCATGGATCGGGCCCTTTCCCGGGGTCTGCGCGTGGAAGGGGTGAAGACCATTGCCCCCCTCCTCATAAGCATCATCCGGCATCCGAAGTTCCGGGCCGGTGAATTTTCCACCCGTTTCATCGAACATCATCTGGAGGAACTTGTTTCCGCCTTCAAGGAAACGGATCCCGACGAGGAGGTATTGAAGATCGCCCGGTATGTGGCCGAGATCTCGGCCCTGGGCCCGCAAAGCTGGATGTAA
- the plsX gene encoding phosphate acyltransferase PlsX — protein MRIALDVMGGDHAPREILAGAHRALRESRDLFVYLVGTEEALSAFPDHERVEKVPAPEWVEMDETPSEALRRKPRSSIRRAFELVKEGRAGAVVSAGNSGVTYACALFLLGRLPGVSRPAIATVLPTLKNPAVLIDAGANVDCKPNHLLQFAIMGALFSEKILGLRAPRVGLLSIGEEGGKGNFLVKRAHSLLEESSLNYIGNVEGRHIYSGEAEVIVCDGFVGNICLKVSEGVAEALAEMLRREVRRDPLAVLGFGLARRALNRFRRRTDWREYGGAPLLGVNGVVIIGHGRSDARAVRNAIFTARRFVEMGLVEKLKEALDRRKHPSDLQAIS, from the coding sequence ATCAGGATCGCTCTAGATGTGATGGGGGGCGACCACGCCCCCCGGGAGATCCTGGCCGGAGCCCACCGGGCCCTCCGGGAGAGCCGGGATCTCTTCGTGTACCTGGTGGGCACGGAGGAGGCCCTTTCCGCCTTCCCCGACCACGAACGGGTGGAGAAGGTACCCGCCCCGGAATGGGTGGAAATGGACGAGACCCCCAGCGAAGCCCTGCGGAGGAAACCCCGTTCTTCCATCCGCCGGGCCTTTGAGCTGGTAAAAGAGGGACGGGCCGGGGCGGTGGTGAGCGCGGGAAACTCGGGAGTAACCTACGCCTGTGCCCTTTTCCTTCTGGGAAGACTGCCCGGGGTGTCCCGTCCGGCCATCGCCACGGTGCTTCCCACGCTGAAGAATCCCGCGGTGCTGATCGACGCCGGCGCCAATGTGGACTGCAAGCCCAACCATCTCCTCCAGTTCGCCATCATGGGGGCGCTCTTTTCGGAGAAGATCCTGGGGCTCAGGGCTCCCCGGGTGGGGCTTCTTTCCATAGGGGAGGAGGGGGGCAAGGGGAACTTCCTGGTAAAGAGAGCGCACAGTCTCCTTGAGGAAAGTTCCCTCAACTACATAGGGAATGTGGAGGGGCGGCACATCTATTCCGGTGAGGCCGAGGTCATCGTGTGTGACGGATTCGTGGGGAACATCTGCCTCAAGGTCTCGGAGGGGGTGGCCGAGGCCCTTGCCGAAATGCTCAGGCGGGAAGTGAGGCGCGACCCTCTGGCCGTGCTGGGATTCGGTCTGGCCCGGAGGGCGCTCAACCGATTCCGGCGCCGAACGGACTGGCGGGAATACGGGGGGGCGCCGCTTCTCGGGGTGAACGGCGTGGTCATTATCGGACACGGTCGGTCCGACGCCCGGGCCGTCCGCAACGCCATCTTCACGGCCAGGCGCTTCGTGGAAATGGGTCTGGTGGAGAAGTTAAAGGAAGCCCTGGATCGTCGGAAACATCCCTCGGACCTTCAGGCCATCTCATGA
- a CDS encoding haloacid dehalogenase type II, translated as MKRSRFLWISFDCYGTLIDWEKGILNTLKPLLKRSALKVDPLKVLRLYGELESHFEKNYRPYREVLKLVLRALAERLGFELRPSEEYLLAETLPNWRPFPEVNETLLSLKDRGVKLALISNTDRDLLSETMRLFSVAFDLVVIAEEVRTYKPDPEIFELMLRRMGAPRSQILHVGQSLFHDIVPARRLGLTTCWVKRPGRDPYGATLPVEAEPDFVISDLSGLLTLLSSG; from the coding sequence ATGAAGAGGAGTCGGTTTTTATGGATTTCCTTTGACTGCTACGGAACCCTTATCGACTGGGAAAAGGGTATCCTCAATACCTTAAAACCCCTTCTTAAAAGGTCGGCTCTTAAGGTGGATCCCTTAAAAGTTCTGAGACTTTACGGGGAACTGGAAAGCCACTTCGAAAAAAACTACCGTCCCTACCGGGAGGTGTTGAAACTCGTTCTGCGGGCTCTGGCGGAAAGATTGGGCTTTGAGTTGAGACCCTCCGAGGAATACCTTCTGGCTGAGACTCTCCCGAACTGGCGTCCTTTCCCGGAGGTTAACGAAACTCTTCTTTCCTTAAAGGACCGGGGAGTAAAACTGGCCCTCATCTCCAATACCGACCGGGATCTTCTGTCCGAAACCATGAGACTCTTCTCCGTGGCCTTTGATCTGGTGGTGATCGCGGAGGAGGTCCGAACTTACAAACCCGATCCCGAAATTTTCGAGTTAATGCTTCGCAGGATGGGGGCACCCCGGTCGCAGATCCTTCATGTGGGGCAGAGTCTCTTCCACGACATAGTGCCGGCCCGGAGGCTGGGACTCACTACCTGCTGGGTCAAACGCCCGGGGAGGGACCCCTACGGGGCCACGCTCCCGGTTGAGGCCGAGCCGGATTTCGTAATCTCTGATCTTTCTGGACTTCTCACTCTCCTATCTTCGGGATGA
- a CDS encoding biotin/lipoyl-containing protein → MDLIRIKPGMKPAEIVKILRESDRVFFTSTSLRDAGQSDYKNRHRLIDLKTLCPIYNEMGLFSAECHGGARWHVGIMNRRESPFEELRTYRRLMPNVMLQTLIRETNLWGYRPYPRNVIEYVVSRVDIDLWRCFSFLNDIRNMRTVAEVVMKRGKLFEPAISFTDAEWADNAYYLRVVDEIVALCGGTDEIILCIKDMAGVGSPERIRSLVSAIKDKYPDLVIHYHRHATDGLALPAYLAAVEAGVKIIDVEEDSLCRFYGQPPMLSAYAYLTEAGFRVNLNPRLAELAVQKVRDWINYYDWAESPFKGFDYTVVKHRMPGGAFPSSFEQAEKNGFLHLMPYILELMSYYNRIVKYFDVTPGSQITWVTCSGIVNRYAKEHGEAGVRHILDLLRRFVEEKNGDFEAMSEEEKEELLELFKTAPGDFKNLILGKYGRLPAGWPDEWVYRSAFGDQWQEKLSERTEESPLETVPELDLDKAFAELKEKLGREPTEEEFIIYLMHPKDALGFFEFFEKYGEASYVLPTPVFRYGLRKPGDKVEFTFQGKPYTIELVSVGAEHDGVVHVVVKINNKTRVFEVATPRVKKKEVRMAKGPNEIGSPIKGNVWRLGNPKRGELKVGDIYHKGEEIANLEAMKMETPVYAPFDCVIEEICVKVNESVVEGQLLFVVKPLEEYSPREAQANLGEEVKD, encoded by the coding sequence ATGGATCTCATTCGCATAAAACCCGGCATGAAACCCGCCGAAATCGTAAAAATTTTGAGGGAAAGCGATCGCGTCTTCTTTACTTCCACTTCTCTTCGCGACGCCGGCCAGTCCGACTACAAGAATCGACACCGCCTGATCGACCTCAAGACCCTGTGCCCCATTTACAACGAGATGGGACTTTTCAGTGCGGAGTGTCACGGCGGGGCCCGGTGGCATGTGGGGATCATGAACCGGCGGGAGAGCCCCTTCGAGGAGCTGCGCACCTACCGCCGTCTCATGCCCAATGTCATGCTCCAGACCCTGATCCGGGAGACCAACCTCTGGGGCTATCGGCCCTATCCCCGGAATGTCATCGAGTATGTGGTCTCGCGGGTGGACATCGACCTCTGGCGCTGTTTCTCGTTTCTTAACGACATCCGGAACATGCGCACGGTGGCCGAAGTGGTGATGAAACGGGGCAAGCTCTTCGAGCCGGCCATCTCCTTCACCGACGCCGAGTGGGCCGACAACGCCTACTACCTCCGGGTGGTGGACGAGATCGTGGCCCTGTGCGGGGGAACCGACGAGATCATCCTCTGCATCAAGGACATGGCCGGGGTGGGCAGCCCCGAGCGCATCCGCAGCCTGGTCTCGGCCATCAAGGACAAGTATCCGGATCTGGTGATCCACTATCACCGGCACGCCACCGACGGCCTGGCCCTTCCGGCCTATCTCGCCGCGGTGGAGGCCGGGGTGAAGATCATAGATGTGGAGGAGGATTCCCTCTGTCGGTTCTACGGCCAGCCTCCCATGCTCTCGGCCTACGCCTATCTCACCGAGGCCGGCTTCAGGGTGAACCTCAACCCCCGGCTTGCGGAACTGGCGGTCCAGAAGGTGCGGGACTGGATCAATTACTACGACTGGGCGGAGTCTCCCTTCAAGGGCTTCGACTACACGGTGGTCAAGCACCGTATGCCCGGCGGAGCCTTTCCCTCCTCCTTCGAACAGGCGGAGAAGAACGGCTTTCTGCACCTCATGCCCTACATCCTCGAGCTCATGTCCTACTACAACCGCATCGTGAAGTATTTCGATGTTACGCCCGGCTCGCAGATCACCTGGGTGACCTGTTCGGGTATAGTCAACCGCTACGCCAAGGAACACGGCGAGGCCGGGGTGCGTCACATCCTGGACCTCCTGCGGCGTTTCGTGGAGGAGAAGAACGGTGACTTCGAAGCCATGAGCGAGGAGGAGAAAGAGGAACTCCTCGAGCTCTTTAAGACCGCCCCCGGGGACTTCAAGAACCTCATCCTGGGAAAGTACGGGCGGTTGCCTGCGGGTTGGCCGGACGAGTGGGTCTATCGGAGTGCTTTCGGGGATCAGTGGCAGGAGAAACTCTCCGAGCGCACGGAGGAGAGTCCGCTTGAGACCGTGCCGGAGCTCGATCTGGATAAGGCCTTTGCCGAACTCAAGGAAAAGCTGGGCCGGGAACCCACGGAGGAGGAGTTCATCATCTATCTCATGCACCCCAAGGACGCCCTGGGGTTTTTCGAGTTCTTCGAAAAGTACGGCGAGGCTTCCTATGTACTGCCCACGCCGGTCTTTCGCTACGGCCTGCGCAAACCCGGGGATAAAGTGGAGTTCACCTTTCAGGGCAAGCCCTACACCATCGAGCTGGTCTCGGTGGGAGCGGAGCACGACGGGGTCGTGCATGTGGTGGTGAAGATCAACAACAAGACCCGGGTCTTCGAGGTGGCCACTCCGCGCGTGAAGAAGAAAGAGGTGCGCATGGCCAAGGGTCCGAACGAGATCGGCTCCCCCATCAAGGGGAATGTGTGGCGTCTGGGTAACCCCAAGCGGGGCGAACTCAAGGTGGGCGACATCTATCACAAGGGCGAGGAGATCGCCAACCTCGAGGCCATGAAGATGGAGACCCCGGTCTATGCGCCCTTCGACTGCGTGATCGAGGAGATCTGCGTGAAGGTGAACGAAAGCGTGGTGGAGGGGCAGCTCCTCTTCGTGGTGAAACCCCTCGAGGAGTACAGCCCCCGGGAGGCTCAGGCCAACCTGGGCGAGGAGGTCAAGGATTAA
- a CDS encoding ParB/RepB/Spo0J family partition protein, translated as MRELARFEDPVKRQPLRLAVFEIDEVKVPPFQRDISEGLKKHLELAIEKLGFITPIIVCPHEGAYYVVDGQHRLEALRDLGAREVVAVVAPEELYLSILEFNTEKPPNVKEKSRQAYRLFQEFLRENPETIEADLFTYFKEPQFLTFGFVLEEMENRFPASFYESLLAKIDRFLEEPLSEAAEERRRRAQALVDLNQEVNAKYAELGWTNALLKGEIVRKAVQRAYGVRVRTIEDEYYDALSRVKEAVRELGPTDFGGME; from the coding sequence ATGCGGGAGCTGGCCCGTTTTGAGGATCCGGTGAAAAGGCAACCTCTGAGGCTTGCGGTGTTCGAAATAGACGAGGTAAAGGTTCCCCCCTTCCAGAGAGACATTTCCGAGGGCCTGAAGAAGCACCTGGAGCTCGCCATCGAGAAGCTGGGATTCATCACCCCCATAATCGTGTGTCCCCACGAGGGGGCTTACTATGTGGTGGACGGTCAGCACCGTCTGGAGGCCCTGCGGGATCTGGGAGCCAGAGAGGTGGTGGCGGTGGTGGCTCCGGAGGAGCTCTACCTCAGCATCCTGGAGTTCAACACCGAAAAACCCCCGAATGTGAAGGAAAAGTCCCGGCAGGCCTACCGGCTCTTTCAGGAGTTCCTGCGGGAAAATCCCGAGACCATTGAGGCCGATCTCTTCACCTACTTCAAGGAACCCCAGTTTCTCACCTTCGGTTTCGTGCTGGAGGAAATGGAAAATCGGTTCCCGGCCAGTTTCTACGAGAGCCTGCTGGCGAAGATCGACCGTTTCCTTGAGGAACCCCTTTCGGAGGCCGCCGAGGAGCGGCGCCGCCGGGCTCAGGCCCTGGTTGACCTGAACCAGGAGGTGAACGCCAAGTACGCCGAACTGGGCTGGACCAATGCGCTGCTCAAGGGAGAGATCGTGCGCAAGGCCGTACAGCGGGCCTACGGAGTACGGGTGCGCACCATAGAGGACGAGTATTACGACGCCCTTTCCCGGGTGAAGGAGGCCGTACGGGAGCTCGGGCCGACGGACTTCGGCGGGATGGAATGA
- the flgM gene encoding flagellar biosynthesis anti-sigma factor FlgM translates to MKVKDVLPYLQTPARGVERSGKGPRPERVPSGRPENTVTEAGDRVELRSRRMVEEARNRAQEIPEVREEKVEALRRQIESGAYRVAPEKVARAMLADLLRDIY, encoded by the coding sequence ATGAAGGTAAAAGATGTACTTCCCTACCTGCAGACCCCGGCCAGGGGGGTGGAGCGTTCCGGGAAGGGGCCGCGGCCGGAGCGGGTTCCGTCCGGTCGTCCGGAAAACACCGTCACCGAAGCGGGCGACAGGGTGGAATTGCGGTCGCGGCGGATGGTAGAGGAGGCCCGCAACCGGGCCCAGGAGATACCCGAGGTGCGGGAGGAGAAGGTGGAGGCCCTCCGGCGGCAAATAGAAAGCGGGGCCTATCGGGTGGCCCCGGAGAAGGTGGCCCGGGCCATGCTCGCCGACCTTCTCCGGGACATTTACTGA
- a CDS encoding ABC transporter permease, with protein MVSFRRILGVVARQAFLYRRSFSRILDLFYWPTMDILLWGFLTLYLERGSFQPPRFVSFFLGALILWHLLYRSQLAVSVSFLEDIWSRNLLNVMVAPLSLAEYVLGLVLVSLIKVSLAFGIMSGLAGLFYGFNLFRLGLSLVPFVLSLLALGWSIGFVTMGLIFRFGQEAEILAWALIFVFLPLSAVFYPLEVLPDFLQKWAWFTPSAHVFEGMREVVTRGTFPAKHLLWAAGLNVVYLAFGIWFLYRQYEYARRNGLIPKIGE; from the coding sequence ATGGTTAGTTTCAGGCGTATTCTCGGAGTGGTAGCGCGCCAGGCATTCCTCTACCGGCGAAGTTTCAGCCGGATCCTGGACCTCTTTTACTGGCCCACCATGGACATCCTGCTCTGGGGATTCCTTACCCTTTACCTGGAGCGGGGTTCCTTTCAGCCTCCCCGGTTCGTCTCCTTTTTCCTCGGGGCCCTTATCCTCTGGCACCTCCTCTACCGTTCCCAGCTGGCGGTCTCGGTCTCCTTTCTGGAGGACATCTGGTCGCGGAACCTTCTCAATGTCATGGTAGCTCCCCTCTCGCTGGCCGAATATGTGCTCGGACTCGTCCTGGTAAGCCTGATTAAGGTGAGTCTCGCCTTCGGGATCATGAGCGGGCTGGCCGGACTTTTCTACGGCTTCAATCTCTTCAGACTGGGCCTGAGCCTCGTTCCCTTCGTCCTGAGTCTTCTCGCCCTGGGATGGAGTATCGGTTTCGTGACCATGGGCCTCATTTTCCGCTTCGGCCAGGAGGCCGAGATCCTGGCCTGGGCCCTTATCTTCGTTTTTCTACCGCTTTCGGCGGTTTTCTATCCCCTGGAGGTGCTTCCGGACTTCCTTCAGAAGTGGGCCTGGTTCACTCCCTCGGCCCATGTCTTTGAGGGGATGCGGGAGGTCGTCACCCGGGGGACCTTTCCGGCCAAACACCTCCTCTGGGCGGCGGGTCTCAATGTCGTCTATCTCGCCTTCGGGATCTGGTTTCTTTACCGCCAGTACGAATACGCCCGAAGAAACGGTCTCATCCCGAAGATAGGAGAGTGA
- the amrB gene encoding AmmeMemoRadiSam system protein B: protein MRPDFTPCLRPLDVVPVEWEGRPSLILRDPLGYSEEFLVVPRVLAPLLSLMDGRHDLRDLQAAATRTLGRLVMLEEVVSLVERLEACGFLEGETFERLREAAEASWRNASVRPPACAGRSYPAEPEALRKFLEGILAREVPSPRQAPRVLVAPHLDLSSGARGFAAAYRALSLPRGARVLLFGTGHHLSHPLSVLTKDMDTPLGVVPVDREAVDFLCRRVSRPFPDHFSHRNEHSLEFQALFLRYRFADFRVVPILFGPVEGYLSEGRDPFEAEPLYREWLSALRKLLDERTCLVLGIDFAHLGLRYGDPFPAGEREGREALRRDRALLEALFSGDYPRFFLEARQSLPFKICGLSVLLFTARMLSGLDLRGEIYHQEAVPFGPGSLVSIAAAGIYR, encoded by the coding sequence ATGAGACCGGACTTTACCCCCTGCCTGCGGCCTCTGGATGTGGTTCCGGTGGAATGGGAGGGGCGACCCTCCCTCATTCTCCGCGATCCCCTGGGCTACAGCGAGGAATTCCTGGTGGTTCCCCGGGTGCTGGCTCCCCTTCTCTCTCTGATGGACGGTCGGCACGACCTGCGGGACCTTCAGGCCGCCGCTACCCGCACTCTGGGACGCCTGGTCATGCTCGAGGAGGTCGTTTCCCTGGTGGAGAGACTGGAGGCCTGCGGTTTCCTGGAGGGGGAGACCTTCGAGCGTCTCCGGGAGGCCGCGGAGGCTTCCTGGCGCAACGCCTCCGTTCGTCCCCCCGCCTGCGCCGGCCGTTCCTATCCCGCCGAACCGGAGGCTCTCAGGAAGTTTCTGGAGGGGATCCTGGCCCGCGAGGTCCCTTCGCCCCGGCAGGCCCCCCGGGTGCTGGTGGCCCCGCACCTCGACCTCTCCTCTGGGGCCCGGGGCTTCGCCGCGGCCTACCGGGCTCTTTCTCTTCCCCGGGGAGCCCGGGTGCTTCTTTTCGGAACCGGTCATCACCTGTCCCATCCCCTCTCGGTGCTCACCAAGGACATGGACACCCCCCTCGGGGTCGTGCCGGTGGACCGGGAGGCGGTGGACTTCCTGTGCCGGAGGGTCTCCCGCCCCTTCCCCGACCACTTCTCTCACCGAAACGAACACTCGCTGGAATTCCAGGCCCTGTTTCTGAGGTATCGTTTCGCGGACTTCAGGGTGGTGCCCATCCTTTTCGGACCGGTGGAGGGTTACCTCTCCGAGGGAAGGGACCCCTTTGAGGCGGAACCTCTTTACCGGGAATGGCTTTCCGCCCTTCGGAAACTCCTGGACGAACGCACCTGTCTGGTGCTGGGCATAGACTTTGCCCATCTGGGCCTCCGGTACGGTGATCCCTTCCCGGCGGGCGAAAGGGAAGGCCGCGAGGCCCTCCGCCGGGATCGAGCCCTCCTTGAGGCCCTGTTTTCCGGGGATTACCCGCGGTTTTTCCTCGAAGCCCGGCAAAGTCTCCCCTTCAAGATCTGTGGACTGAGCGTTCTCCTCTTTACGGCCCGGATGCTTTCCGGTCTGGATCTGCGGGGGGAAATATATCACCAGGAGGCGGTGCCCTTCGGTCCGGGTTCTCTCGTCTCCATCGCTGCGGCGGGAATTTACCGGTGA